The following proteins are co-located in the Macaca thibetana thibetana isolate TM-01 chromosome 6, ASM2454274v1, whole genome shotgun sequence genome:
- the LOC126956387 gene encoding atherin-like, which translates to MRDAEQLRLRLAPPLRGRPAPSKARSQGLRGSRARGPPPTLGRAPRSLCGLSQASRSLLPRARRRSTSAASPVTAPCGSSAVPRPRFGAPNPCRRGLWGPGPLAPAAPEAEELLQGAMRVGAPGAQSQSGTPRIVL; encoded by the exons ATGAGGGATGCAGAGCAGCTGAGGCTCCGTTTGGCACCGCCGCTCCGAGGGCGTCCTGCGCCCTCCAAGGCCCGGTCCCAGGGGCTGCGGGGAAGCCGGGCCCGGGGACCCCCTCCCACCCTGGGCCGAGCCCCCCGCTCCCTGTGCGGCCTGTCCCAGGCTTCCAGGTCTCTGCTCCCGCGCGCCAGGCGGCGCTCCACCTCCGCGGCATCGCCCGTGACAGCGCCCTGTGGATCCTCCGCAGTTCCGCGTCCCAGATTCGGTGCCCCGAACCCGTGCAGACGTGGTCTGTGGGGCCCAGGCCCGCTGGCCCCTGCGGCTCCCGAAGCCGAAGAACTTCTTCAAGGAG CAATGCGAGTGGGAGCACCAGGAGCCCAATCTCAGAGTGGGACACCACGGATTGTTTTATGA